In a single window of the Elaeis guineensis isolate ETL-2024a chromosome 4, EG11, whole genome shotgun sequence genome:
- the LOC105042897 gene encoding LOW QUALITY PROTEIN: disease resistance protein RPM1 (The sequence of the model RefSeq protein was modified relative to this genomic sequence to represent the inferred CDS: deleted 4 bases in 2 codons) — MAEALVMSVIEKMGSDVIEEGLKLVCSQLFKAVSPWEEEVHSKIKLIKHEFELMVAYVRYVDTRKDVDKRWEAWVKILRDLVHQLEDIIDEYAYLVGEQHRHGFYDSLHRTFRHFKYIKSWRGIRRNYKMLRPYLMTSQCRKHVTASKRVQLTLMTLLEDVNTVKSLLAFDEDEIVGFETYKSLLVGWLTDEEPLRTIISVWGMGGLGKTTLVNDVYRSQEVKRYFDRRAWVRFQKYTTEDLMRRLIKDLYNENRDILPDNIDTMPCDTLAEVLHAYLQQKRYLIILDDMWHINGWFDELSPVLVDSKCRSRIVITTRNHDVAYLAVESRVLELQPLQEGDAWILFRNKAFWKYKDRSCPSDLEYWARKILQRCHGLPLAIVAAGSSLSYREREELEWRKFCEGLDWEETNMPMSERVRNILKLSFGDLSYHLRNCFLYCSIFPEDYLIKRKRLIRLWVAEGFVEKREGISKEEVAEENLKELIRRCMLQVVRRNHFGRPKMYRMHDIVRELTRKISEQEYFCMIYSGEETESIGKAHRLSVQKGIKDSDPHRGMSNIRSLLVFDMSSFSLKSWISRSTSFRLLRVLDLEGVPIERVPEEVTILFNLHYLGLRRTLVKELPRSLGRLRNLQILDLNYSKIEKLPNGITQLKNLRHLFAWSIHDLAYAELASNPGVKAPEGIWNLKNLQALKSVEADEDMVRHIGNLTQLRTLRITKVKGMHSVELCSSISKMSHLVNLDITTSNEGEALQLEALNPPSFLYQKLELRGQLEHGVLPHWFSSLAGLRQLGLSYSRLKEDPLPCLHGLPNLAILGMYNAYDGQELRFHAGGFPKLKFLILGGSNQLDSISMDEGALPSLSELLLLRCTGMKLLPQGIEHIKSLQVLYLMAMPLEFVDRMRGGNGNMEERQKVQHIPLIRHVFQSGDKWTGETLS; from the exons ATGGCTGAAGCTCTTGTAATGTCTGTGATCGAAAAGATGGGATCAGATGTCATTGAAGAAGGGCTCAAACTTGTTTGTTCCCAACTATTCAAAGCAGTTTCACCATGGGAG GAGGAAGTACACAGCAAAATTAAATTGATAAAGCATGAGTTTGAACTCATGGTAGCCTACGTAAGATATGTGGATACAAGGAAAGATGTTGACAAACGATGGGAAGCATGGGTGAAAATACTAAGGGACCTGGTCCACCAGCTCGAAGACATCATCGACGAATATGCTTATCTCGTGGGAGAGCAACATCGGCATGGATTCTATGATTCCCTCCATAGAACTTTCAGACACTTCAAGTATATCAAGTCTTGGCGTGGCATCAGAAGGAATTACAAGATGTTGAGGCCATACTTGATGACCTCTCAATGCAGAAAGCACGTTACGGCGTCCAAGAGGGTACAACTTACACTGATGACTCTACTGGAAGACGTCAACACGGTAAAGAGCCTCCTT GCCTTCGATGAAGATGAGATTGTGGGCTTTGAGACATACAAGAGCCTACTAGTAGGATGGCTGACTGATGAGGAACCACTGCGCACCATAATTTCAGTATGGGGAATGGGGGGTCTGGGAAAGACCACTCTCGTCAATGATGTCTACAGAAGCCAAGAAGTCAAGCGGTATTTTGATCGCAGAGCATGGGTGCGCTTT CAGAAATATACAACTGAAGATCTAATGAGAAGACTCATCAAAGACCTCTACAATGAAAATCGTGATATTCTTCCAGACAACATTGACACAATGCCTTGCGACACTTTGGCGGAGGTACTTCATGCTTATTTGCAGCAAAAGAGGTATCTGATCATCCTAGATGATATGTGGCATATAAATGGTTGGTTTGATGAATTAAGTCCAGTGCTGGTAGATAGTAAATGTAGAAGTAGAATTGTTATAACAACTCGGAATCATGATGTAGCTTACCTAGCGGTTGAAAGCCGTGTTCTGGAGCTGCAGCCTCTGCAAGAGGGTGACGCATGGATTCTCTTCCGTAATAAAGCATTCTGGAAATATAAGGACAGAAGTTGTCCTTCAGATCTAGAGTACTGGGCTAGAAAAATCTTGCAGAGGTGCCACGGCTTGCCTCTAGCTATTGTGGCCGCAGGAAGCTCGCTGTCATACCGAGAGAGGGAAGAGTTGGAATGGAGGAAATTCTGTGAGGGTCTCGATTGGGAAGAGACTAATATGCCAATGTCCGAAAGGGTAAGAAATATATTGAAGCTCAGTTTTGGAGATCTATCGTATCATTTACGGAACTGCTTTTTATATTGTAGCATCTTTCCAGAGGATTATCTCATAAAGAGGAAGAGGCTAATCCGGTTATGGGTTGCAGAAGGTTTTGTTGAGAAAAGGGAAGGAATATCAAAGGAAGAGGTGGCAGAGGAGAACCTCAAAGAGCTCATTCGCCGATGTATGCTTCAGGTTGTGAGAAGGAATCATTTTGGTAGACCGAAGATGTACAGAATGCATGATATTGTGAGAGAGTTAACTCGAAAAATATCCGAACAAGAATACTTCTGCATGATTTACAGTGGTGAAGAAACTGAATCGATTGGCAAAGCTCACCGCTTATCAGTTCAAAAGGGCATCAAAGATTCGGATCCACACAGAGGTATGTCAAATATTCGCTCTTTGTTGGTGTTTGACATGAGTAGTTTCTCTTTGAAGTCATGGATTTCAAGGTCAACTAGCTTTCGACTTCTGCGGGTTTTGGATCTAGAAGGCGTTCCTATTGAGAGGGTTCCAGAAGAAGTGACCATTTTATTCAACTTGCATTACCTGGGTTTAAGGAgaaccttggtgaaggagcttCCCAGATCCTTGGGTAGGCTGAGAAACCTACAAATCTTAGATCTTAACTATAGTAAAATTGAGAAGCTGCCTAATGGGATAACTCAACTCAAGAATCTGCGGCATTTGTTCGCATGGAGCATCCATGATCTAGCATATGCCGAGCTGGCTAGTAATCCTGGTGTTAAAGCACCTGAAGGGATATGGAATTTGAAGAACTTGCAGGCTCTGAAGTCGGTTGAAGCAGATGAAGACATGGTTCGACACATAGGTAATTTGACACAACTGAGAACCTTGAGAATAACCAAAGTAAAAGGCATGCATTCAGTGGAGCTGTGTTCCTCCATATCAAAGATGAGCCACCTGGTCAACCTGGACATTACAACCAGCAACGAAGGAGAGGCACTGCAGCTGGAAGCTCTAAATCCGCCTTCGTTCCTCTATCAGAAGCTGGAGCTACGAGGGCAGCTAGAACACGGGGTGCTTCCTCACTGGTTCAGTTCTCTGGCAGGCCTTCGGCAATTGGGATTGTCTTACTCTAGGTTGAAAGAAGACCCGCTACCGTGCCTGCATGGGCTGCCTAACTTGGCTATTCTAGGCATGTACAATGCCTATGACGGGCAGGAGTTGCGCTTCCATGCAGGAGGGTTCCCTAAACTCAAATTCCTCATATTGGGTGGTTCGAACCAGCTCGATTCAATAAGCATGGATGAAGGGGCATTGCCAAGCCTGTCTGAGTTGTTGCTGCTGCGCTGCACAGGGATGAAGCTGCTACCTCAGGGCATTGAACATATAAAAAGCCTCCAAGTTTTGTACTTGATGGCGATGCCGCTGGAATTCGTTGACAGAATGCGTGGAGGAAATGGGAACATGGAGGAGAGACAGAAGGTTCAACACATCCCCCTAATCAGACATGTATTCCAGAGTGGAGACAAGTGGACAGGAGAGACTCTTTCCTAA